The following DNA comes from Candidatus Nitrosotalea okcheonensis.
CATTTTCATCCTTGTCTTTTTGAGATATCTTTAGTTCTACCTTAGAAGAGAGTATCCTTATTTTGTCCATATATCCAGACAAATCTGATTGACCATCACTCTTTGTGAAGTTAAGCATGCCACGACCTTACCAGAAATCTAGATTAGGGAACTGCTTGCATATTTTAGAGTCGGCGATTAATTTAGCTTCATCCAAGAGCTTGCCAGAGACTTCATTTGCTTTAGCAAAGTCTAGAGTTGCGCTTCCCAAGTGTGCTGCGTCAATAATTATACCGCCTAATAAAAGAGACAGCTCACCTAGCTGAAAATCCATTGCTGGCATTAGCGCGAGTAGTTTAGATCGTATTGTCCTGACAACTGATATCGTAGGAGACAAGACAGTAGGCACATTGCCAAGGCCAACTATACAGTCAAGGCTTCGTCTTATCTGCCTCAGAGATTCAATCGTGTATGAGAGTTCTCGCTCATATCTGACTTGTTTTTCAAGCGTAGTAAGTGACATACGGTCGTTGTCTAGTAGATTATACATGTCAAGATTATTTTGATTTACATCATGACGATGCTGTACAAGAATATCAAGTAAGCCATCTACAATCTCTGTTGCATAATCAATTCTTGGCTTTATGGTGCTTGCACGCACAAGCTGGCTTTTATTTTCATGTTCAATAACCCATTTTGATTCATTTATCATCCCAGTAGGAAGCCTGACTTTGTACTTATACGGTCCTTGTTACAACAAATAGTGTCACCATGGTAACACATGCGATAGATACAGCTTAGTATTTTTTCGAATCTTTGTTCAATGAATTTAGCTATTTAGCTTACCTTTCAATTTGATGAACCTACACATGGTCAAAGGTCAAGATCTAGCTGTAAGCCTTGAGGAATTCGGGCTGAGTAAATATGAAGCCCAAGCCTATGTCACCTTAATCACAAAGGGTACAATTTCTGCCGGGGAGCTTGCATACTATTCCAACCTACCAAGAACCAAAGTCTATCCAACCCTGTTAAAACTTGAACGAAAAAAGATTGCAATCATATCAAAAAGTAAACCAATCATGTGTACTGCAATTGCACCAGAAGACGCTTTTGATGAAATTATCCAGGAGCAAATTAATCGTGTAAATGCCATGAACAGTCTCATTACAAAGTTAAAGCAACTAAGCGAAGATAGTAAAAAAGCAAGAGGTTCGGAAGAGCAGCGATATTTCCATCTGGCTGCAAACTATGTATTCAAACAGCTGCAAACAATGATAGAAGGCTCCAAGACATCTATACATATTGTGATTGATTCATGGGGGCTGAATCTGTTGTCACAATGTAAAGAAGTTCTTCTGCATGCATTGCGAAAAGATATTGACATCAAGATGGTTATTCCCACAAGCCTTGTATGTTCTGAGACATTCTATGGCCTACCAGCTGGAATCAAGATAAAGACATCAGATAGCACACAGAATGTTTTCACTTTTGATGATTCTGAAATTCTCATGATAAATAGCAACAATGGCAAAGGCGCAATATTCCACTCAAACGATGTATTGGGAACCAACCAAATCAAGTCATTTGATCAAATATGGAAAAATGGAATTAAGATAAGCAACTTGGGAGATATGACAAAGAGCGATGCTCAAGAGATACTAAGAGCAATTCAATTAGTAACCCAGAATGGATTAGGTTATGTTTTGAATTCCATGATAAACTCAAAAAATAAGGCATTAGACATTTTGAATTTTTTAAATAAAAATGGAATTGATCTTGAATCAAAGACATTTGATGAAATAACATCCCTTGTAAATTCCACACTTGACATAACATGTTCTGGTCGTCTACGCTACGAATCTAACGCGAATCATTTTGTAATAGAATCCAAGATGAACAGTGGCCATTCTATTCCATGGGCATTACTGCTTGAGGGATATTTGAATAAAAAGGGGGTCAAGACCAAGATGATTTACAATGATCACGTACACAATGGCGAGCGAATTCACATCAAGGTTGATTCCAAAATCAGTATGAGTCCATAGACAATAGAAAGCAAATATTCGCTTCATGGGACACATACCCACATAGCATGCCCATGTAAATTATGAAAACATGACTAGCACAGCAATCAAAGCGTTAACCACTACAAACCCTGTTTGCTCTAATTGCCACAGTGTTAGTGTCAGCACACCAGCATACGCAATTAATGGACATGGTGTATCATATAGTCCTGAATTCAGAGTGGGAAGCCTTGTGCAATATTCAAACGGTCTTCAGATCAACTGAAAATCAATAGACGTCTCAAAATATTCGCAAACAATTTCAACTCAGAATTTGTACATAAATGACACTTCAGACATTAGTTTGAAGATCTATCATCATGATGGTTCACAAAATATCCAACATGTGATAGTATTCATGAACCTAAACGGTGACAATCCACAATCATACCAGAGCAACACAGGGACAGAATTTGATAAAACAAATGGTGTATCTGTAGTAGATCCAAATAACGTATTCAAGAGCATAACCGCCAAAGTCACCTATGATAAAAATTTCATGCACCTTAGCTACAAGATAGTTGCGAAGAATCCAATGAATACAACTGATCTGATAGTAAGAGCATGGAACAAAACTTATCATCATCACAGGTGATAATACTCAATGCAATCAAAATTGGATACATGCCTGTAACATTTTCCAGCATGGCTCAATAGACAGTCATATACAGATAAATCATTTTTATTTTTATATTTTTTAACAATTGTACCTTTATAATATGATGCAGTCCACTCCACCCTAGAATGTCATTATCAACGGATTTTAACCCAAAAAAAATAGAGGCAGATGTAAAGAGTGCTCTAGCAGAACTTGATCTAGAGAAATTAATTTTTGAGTCAAAAAACAAGACTAGGAAAATCGCATTCATAGAGGGACCGCCAACCATGAATGGAATTCCACACGCGGGACATCTTCGAGGAAGAATAATGAAGGATCTATGGTATAGGTACATGACGTTACGAGGTTACAAAGTAATCTTCAATGCAGGATGGGATACCCAAGGACTTCCCGTTGAATTGCAAGCAGAAAAAGAATTAGGAATTTCAGGAGGCAAATCTCATGCCATTGAATCCGTAGGAATTGAAAAAATAGTTGCAGAGTGTAAAAAAATTGTTTACAGATTTAATGAAAAATGGGTTGCACTTGACAAGCTTCTAGGCATGTCATTTAACCAACAAAAGGCATACTGGACATACAAAGATGAATACATAGAGCGAGAGTGGAAGTATCTCAAAAAGGCCCAAGAGATCGGAGTCTTATCAGAGTCATACAAGGTGGTTGCATACTGTCCCAGCTGTCAGACATCACTGAGTCATGCTGAAGTCAACCAAGGATATGATACAGTAGTAGATCCATCTCTTTACTACAAAGTCAAATTACATCACGAAGATCTTTATCTGATTGTTTGGACCACGATGCCATTCACCTTGGTTACAGATACCATGGTAGGACTAAACCCAGATGAAAATTATGTCCATACAAAAGTAGGAAATGAGACATGGCTGGTTGGTGAAAAAAGATTAGAGGAGTTCATGAAAGAAGTAAAAATTGATGATTATACAGTTACCAAGACTGTGAAAGGCTCTACCCTAGAGGGAAAAAAATACATCCACCCGCTATTAGATCAGATTCCAGGTCTGGAAGAATTTTCAAGATCTTCCAATTTCCACATTGCAGTTGCAGAAAATTTTGTAGATATTCAAACAGGAAGCGGTCTTGTTCACCTCTCCCCTGCCAACGGAGAAGACGATTTCGAGATTGCGTCAAAGAGAGCAATGCCAATTTTCAATCCAATAAACGATGAAGCAAAATTTACAGAAAAAGCAGGAGTATATTCAGGATTATTTGTAAGAGATGCTGATGAAAAAATAGTTAATTCGTTAAAGGAAAAAGGCGCACTTGTGAAAATTGGCAAAATAAAACACCAATATCCATTATGCTGGAGATCACAGCACAAGTTGCTCTGGCTTGCAAGAAGAGGTTTTTTCTATTTTCTTGACAGACTAGGAGACAAGGCAGTACAAGCCGCAGAAAATGTAGAATATTTCTTCGAGCCTCCAAGAAATAGATTTTTGGAAATAATAAAAGACAAACATCCATGGTGTATTTCAAGGGAGCGGATCTGGGGATGTCCACTACCCACATGGAATTGCAAAAACTGTAAACATTCCAAATGGTTTTTCTCAAGAGAGGAGATAGTAAAATCAGCATCGGATCTTCCAGATGGGCCAAATTTTGAGTTGCATAGACCATGGATAGACAACGTATCCATAAAATGTGAAAAGTGTGGAAGTATGATGGAAAGAGAACAATTTGTTTTGGATACATGGCACAACAGTGGTGCTGCACCTTATGCATCACTTTCTGATGAAGACTATAAAGACAACATTCCGGCACTTTTCCTGACCGAGGGAATAGACCAGACACGAGGATGGGCATATACATTATTAATAGAAAACGTAATTTTCAACAACGCGCCCATTGCGCCATTCAAATCATTTTTGTTCCAAGGTCATGTACTTGACAAAAATGGCAACAAGATGAGTAAGAGTAAAGGGAATGTGATGGATGCAATTGAATTGCTTGAAGAACATTCTGTTGATCTGGTGAGATTATACTTTATGTGGAAATCAAGTCCAATTGAGCCAATTAATTTTAGCACTGATGAGCTTGTATCAAGACCATACCAGATACTAAGTACTCTATATCATCTTCATTTGTATTTTAAACAAAATAGTGAGTATGATAAATATGATAAAAAACACAATTTACGATGGGCAGAAGGCAAGAGCCTCTTAAAGGAACCAGAAATTTGGATTTTATCAAAACTGCAGAAATTAATTTCTTCAGTAATAGAATCACAGGATAAATGCAGGTTCCACGAAGCAGCAAGAGCGATAGACGACTATCTGATAAATTCAGTAAGTCAGGTATACATTCCAATCACACGCGAAGAATTGTGGGCAGAAGATGATTCTCAGAAGGAACGAAGATTTGCAATTTACGCCACACTTTCAGAAATACTGATTACACTTGACATACTTTTACATCCAATTTGTCCGTTTATAACGCAATATCTTTATGACTCCATGTTTGCAAATAAAAAAAACATACTTTTGGAAGATCATCCATCATCACAGATTTCTCTTACAAATGATAAAGTTGAGGAAGCATTTGACTTGATGAAGGAATCAGTCTCTGTTTCTTCTGCTGCAAGAATGAAAGGCAAGCTCAAGAGAAGGTGGCCCCTTGACAAGGCAATAATTTGTGTAGAGCCAGGTCAGAAGGAAAAATTAGAATCGCTCTCTGAGCTACTGCGTTCTCAACTTAATGTAGAAAAATATGAGATAATTGAATTACAAAAATCAGACGGACTTGAATTTGTGTCAAATCTGCTACAAAAAGAAATGCCAATCGTTCCAAAGATAGAACTTGAAAGAAAAAAAATTGGACCAAAGGCAAAACAGAATATGGGAAGATTATTAGATAAATTTGCACAGACAGACTCGAGTGTAATCGTAAATGATCTTTTGAAAAATGGTGCACACATATTTGATCTAGAAGATACTAAAATTGAATTATTAAAAGAAGATTTCATAATAGGGTACTCCGAAAAAGAAGGGTTTGCAATGTCAAGCCATGATTACCTAATTGTATTTATCAGTACAACTAGAAATCGTGAGATGTTGGCAAGAGGCATGATAAGAGACATTGCAAGAAGATTACAAGTATTAAGAAAAGAGAGAGGGTACACTCCAACTGATATACTGGAGTCAGCATATATTGTAGGTCTTGATGATGAATCTCTTGAGATGACAAAAGAAAAGCAATCAGATCTTTCATATCTAGTGCGAGTTAAAAAAATAATATTTGAAGACAAGGCAAAAAACTACAAAGATGAAGATTTAGATGGTCAAAAAATTCGAATCTCAATCGAGTAGTGCTTCATCCATTGCATTAAATAATAAAAAAATATACCATACTCCATGCCAAAACAGATAACCTTAGACGGTTGGCTCATATCACACCTTGCCATTTTATTAAAGAAGGCATCGTCTCACGTTACAAAGACCAAGACCCCCCTCGTATTATACAGAAATACACTAGAAGAGGAAGAAGAGGCATATCAGGAGACCGTTTGTACCATCACAGATGGATATGTCATAGTACAAGTAATTACATCTGGGGGTGGAGTAGTTCCAAGTTTTCAACAACAATTTGTTTTTACACCAGATGAGTTTCCAAACTGGTTGATGCGAAAAAGCAAGGATCTGTTTCTTCAATGTATAGACACATTGGAAGAACAATTCAACTAAAGTTTTTCACGTCAATTATTATATCATAAAATTTCAATTTCACGATAATTAGCCTTAAAAGTGTCAGCGTGAAAAACAGTCATAGTTTTTGGGGCCGGACCAGGCAAGAGGGTGTCATTTGACACTCGGTACCGACCCCAAAACATTTGTGTCATAATACTATCAATGTGAAACATAGATGAGGTCGGCATATCAGGCGCAATTACATTGTGTAAAGTATCACGTGCAATATGTGACAATCAGTAAATGGATTTTTGATCGAATATGATTTTACTCCACATACAATGCCAAACTTGATTTCACATCTTGACAACATTATCAATTCATAGTTTGTGTGAATATACAACATCAAACAGATTATAAAGACCATAAAAATGAAAAATCACAATGCGTCTACTAGAGTATCAAGCAAAATCTTTGTTTGCAGAATACAACATTCCAATTCCAAAGGGATTGACATCTACAGACATTGTACAGGGGAGAAAAGACGCCGCAGTGCTTGGATTTCCGTTTGTAATAAAAGCACAGATGGCAGTAGGAGGAAGAGGAAAGGCAGGTGCCATTCAAAGATGTCAAAACGTAGATGAATTTGAGTTAAAATATCCAGACATAATGCAAAAAATAGTCAAGGGAGAAAAAACAAAGGCAATTTTACTTGAAAAAATGGCAGATATTAAAAAAGAACTTTATCTTTCACTATTCTTGAACAGAGGCAAAAGGTGCTATACAATAATTGCATCAGGCGAGGGAGGTGTAGAGATTGAATCCGTCAAGAATCAAATAATTCACGAAGTTGGACTTGGTAACGTTGATGCTAAGATAGCCGAAGAAGTAGGAAAAAAGATGGGACTAAAAGACAAGCCACTGACTCAGTTTGTTGATATTTTACAGAAATTAGCAAAAATTACAATAGAAAAGGAGGCCGAGCTTGCGGAGATCAATCCGCTTGCAGTAGTAGGGGACGATTCAGTTGTTGCCCTAGATGGTAAGGTCATCATAGATGACAATGCAATGTTCAGACACGAGGAATTACGCAAGTTCCAAGAAATCTCTGAGCTTGAAGAGAGGGCAGAAAAGAGTGGATTTTCACTTGTAGAGCTTGATGGAAATATTGCAGTAGTAGGAAATGGTGCAGGTTTAGTCATGTCTACTCTTGACATGCTATCAGACAATGGAGGAAAGCCTGCTTGCTTTTTGGATGTTGGAGGCGGTGCAACTACTGAGACAGTGTATGAGGCACTCACTTTGATTAGTAAAATGAAAAAGGTGAAAGGAATACTTGTAAATCTTTATGGCGGAATTGTCAAGACTACAACAGTTGCAACCGCTTTTATCAAAGCATATGAAGATAAGATAATAGATCTTCCAGTCTTTGCAAGAATGTCAGGCGCAGAAGCAGACAAGTCAAAAGAAATGCTCAAGGGCTCAAGAACAAAAATGTTTGACACCATTGAAGAAGCAATAAATGCGGCAGTAATCGAGATGAATAAAAATGGTTGATCTTTTTGAATTATTAATTGGTAATAAGAGTGACAAGGATTACAAGAAAAAACCAGTCATCGTACAGGGGATCACAGGAAAGTTTGGTGCATTCCACACACAGCAAATGCTAGCATATGGGACAAATATTGTGGCAGGTGTGACACCGGGCAAGGGGGGACAAAAATATGAAAGAGTTCCAATTTATGAAACAATGAGTCAGGCTGTAAGTGCAACAGGTGCCAAGATTTCAATCATATTTGTTCCAGCAAAATTTTTCTTGTCTGCAGCAGTTGAGGCACTAGAGTCTGGAATAAAATTACTAATAGCCATCCCAGAACATGTCCCAGTAAAAGATGCATTAACAATTGTAGACTTGGCAAAGAAAAAAGACGCCATCGTGGTAGGTCCAAACACTCCAGGAATCATAATTCCTGGAATAATTAAGATAGGAATTATGCCAGCAATGCCTTTCAAGGAAGGAAGAATTGCAGTAATCTCAAGAAGTGGAACTTTGATGTATGAAGTGTCACATAACTTATCTGTTGCAAACTTTGGTCAAAGCGTATGTTTTGGAATAGGTGGAGATCCAATCAACGGCACGCCGTTAATTCAGGCATTTGACATCATACGAGACGGAGCAAATATTGACGGAATTGTAGTAGTAGGCGAAATTGGAGGAGATGCAGAAGAGATGCTTGCGCAACATATCATTGATACCAAATTTGACAAGCCAGTAGTTGCATACATTGCTGGAAGAGCAGCACCAAAAGAAAAGAGAATGGGGCATGCAGGTGCGATCGTTTATGGAAATTACGGTTCTGCCGAATCAAAGGTATCAATGTATGCCAAGGCAAATGTACCAGTTGCCAAGAGGCCTGCTGAAGTACCCATGCTTTTAGCAGGAAAGTTTGAAAAAGGTAGAATCAAATAGCAGGAAATTGGAGAAATAGAAAATGCCCATAACAGATCCACTGAAAAAATCAATAGCCCAGAAGGCTAGACTTCACTTCAAAGTCTGTTTTTCATGTGGTGCAAAAAATCCGATTAGTGCATCAAGATGTCGCAAATGTCACAACATCTACCTTAGACTAAAGAACAGAACACTGGGAATCAAAAAGTAATCAGCAATCTCCACCGCATCCACAACTATCATCACGTGCCATTTTTAATGGATTCCTAGCATCGTGTTTTGCTTTTTGATAGTGTGCTACATTTAGAATTCTTTCAGCAACAACCATGTTTGTCACGTGGCTGGCCTCAAGCCATTTTTCTATATCATCAATTTTGTATATATTGCCACTTGAAAGAATTTTTGTAAAGGTGTCCTTGATCAGATCATCTTGCTCCCTACCAAGTGTCTCATTGCAATCAATAGTTACAAGATTATTCAATAAAGCAAGTGATCTTTCTGAAAGCGGCATAAATTATCCAATTCAGAATAGTATAAGAATTTTCCAAGATCTCTTGATATATGGGCAACTGTAAGATTTTCCTGGATACAACATGTTCATCATCAATTTCAAGAATTATGACGAGATTGCAGGTACAAAGTCAACACGCCTGGCAAAAAGCGCTGCAAAGATTGCAAAAAAACATAGTGTAAAAATTATTGTTTGTCCTCCCCAACATCTCATGTCAGAAATAACCCGAATTTCTTCTGACGTATTTGCACAACATCTTGACAACGCAAAAGTTGGCAGTACAACAGGTTTTGTCATACCTGAAATTGTAAAAAAATCAAGGATTACAGGTTCCCTCATAAATCACAGCGAGCATAGAATACCGTCAAATGAGATCGAGGAGATAATAATTAGAATGAGAGAATTAAAAATGACATCAGTTGTCTGTGTACAAGATGTAAATGAAGCGTGGAAATATTCAAAACTCAACCCAGATTACATCGCAATAGAACCGCCAGAGCTGATAGGTAGTGGCAAGGCAGTCTCCAAAGAAAAACCAGAGGTCATAATAGATGCAGTCAAGGCAGTAAAGAAAGCAAACAATTCTACACAATTGTTATGCGGTGCAGGAATTGTTTCAGGAGAAGATGTGTCACGAGCATTAGAACTTGGAGCAAAAGGAATACTCGTCGCAAGTGGCATTGTAAAAGCAAAGAATTGGGAAAAAGCAATAGAAGAATTTGCTTTAGCGTTCAACAAAAAATAGATGATCTTGTGTTCAGATGTAGATTGATAAATAAATACATGTCCAGAATTTTCAACACATGGTCTTAGAAAACGACATACTTGAAGAACTAAAAAGATCAGAGAAGATGTCACACCAAAACCCACACCATCAACTCCAGAACCAAGAGGAATCATTGTAGAATTCAAAGAATTCATTGGCAAAACAGGAGTTTTTGGGTCTAGCCATTGGTTTCATAATGGGCACCGTAATTGGCAGAGTGGTAACTGCACTAGTACAAGATCTCATCATGCCAATCCCTAGCGTATTCATAGAAGGAGGGGACTGGTGAAAAGCTACAATCACCATACCGATAGGAAATGGGATGAGTTTTGGAATAGGAGACTTGTCGGTGTTGTGATTGATTTTCTCATAATCTCCATTGTTATCTTTGTGATAGCAAAATTTGGACGAAAGTCAGGCTTGAAATAGCCTCTATCTGATTTTTTTATATTTTCAGCATAAAATAGAGGGAGGCTTGAAATATTGAACTTGGTATTTATTTCGTATAATGCTTCCAAGACTTGAATCAATAAAACAGGCAAGAATGAAGATAGGTCTGACTCAACAAAAACTGGCATCACTTACAGGGGTTAGCACTTCAATGATCAACCAGATCGAATCAGGAAGGTGTCAACCAAGTTATGCTACCGCAAGAAAAATATTTGAAGTATTATGGTCTTTAGAAAGTCAGTCATCAACCAAGGCAGGAGATATTTGTAGTAAAGAAATTGCCAAACTCAAGGCCCAAGATTCACTCCATGATGCAATAAAAAAGATGCAGGAATTATCAATCAGTCAGATGCCAATCTTTGAGGGCCTAGATGTAGTTGGCGTGATAACAGAGGACGGTATTGTAAAACATATTTTAGATAATGATGAAACTGAACGAAAAAGGATCAAGATATCAGAGGTAATGGATCCGAGACCCCCAGTTGTTGATTATAACACTCCAGTCAAGACACTTGTATCACTTATAAGATATTCAAAATGTGTGTTGGTGTCAAAACAAGGCAAGATTGTTGGAATAATCACTGCATCTGATGCACTCAAGCTAGTGGACTAGTTTTTTGATATACTCAGATCTCAATTAATATAATTTCTAACTAACAAGACGCTATCAAGCACACCATCAGGATTTTGGATGAGAGCAGAGTTCTGCCA
Coding sequences within:
- a CDS encoding 50S ribosomal protein L40e, producing the protein MPITDPLKKSIAQKARLHFKVCFSCGAKNPISASRCRKCHNIYLRLKNRTLGIKK
- a CDS encoding CBS domain-containing protein → MLPRLESIKQARMKIGLTQQKLASLTGVSTSMINQIESGRCQPSYATARKIFEVLWSLESQSSTKAGDICSKEIAKLKAQDSLHDAIKKMQELSISQMPIFEGLDVVGVITEDGIVKHILDNDETERKRIKISEVMDPRPPVVDYNTPVKTLVSLIRYSKCVLVSKQGKIVGIITASDALKLVD
- the ileS gene encoding isoleucine--tRNA ligase, yielding MSLSTDFNPKKIEADVKSALAELDLEKLIFESKNKTRKIAFIEGPPTMNGIPHAGHLRGRIMKDLWYRYMTLRGYKVIFNAGWDTQGLPVELQAEKELGISGGKSHAIESVGIEKIVAECKKIVYRFNEKWVALDKLLGMSFNQQKAYWTYKDEYIEREWKYLKKAQEIGVLSESYKVVAYCPSCQTSLSHAEVNQGYDTVVDPSLYYKVKLHHEDLYLIVWTTMPFTLVTDTMVGLNPDENYVHTKVGNETWLVGEKRLEEFMKEVKIDDYTVTKTVKGSTLEGKKYIHPLLDQIPGLEEFSRSSNFHIAVAENFVDIQTGSGLVHLSPANGEDDFEIASKRAMPIFNPINDEAKFTEKAGVYSGLFVRDADEKIVNSLKEKGALVKIGKIKHQYPLCWRSQHKLLWLARRGFFYFLDRLGDKAVQAAENVEYFFEPPRNRFLEIIKDKHPWCISRERIWGCPLPTWNCKNCKHSKWFFSREEIVKSASDLPDGPNFELHRPWIDNVSIKCEKCGSMMEREQFVLDTWHNSGAAPYASLSDEDYKDNIPALFLTEGIDQTRGWAYTLLIENVIFNNAPIAPFKSFLFQGHVLDKNGNKMSKSKGNVMDAIELLEEHSVDLVRLYFMWKSSPIEPINFSTDELVSRPYQILSTLYHLHLYFKQNSEYDKYDKKHNLRWAEGKSLLKEPEIWILSKLQKLISSVIESQDKCRFHEAARAIDDYLINSVSQVYIPITREELWAEDDSQKERRFAIYATLSEILITLDILLHPICPFITQYLYDSMFANKKNILLEDHPSSQISLTNDKVEEAFDLMKESVSVSSAARMKGKLKRRWPLDKAIICVEPGQKEKLESLSELLRSQLNVEKYEIIELQKSDGLEFVSNLLQKEMPIVPKIELERKKIGPKAKQNMGRLLDKFAQTDSSVIVNDLLKNGAHIFDLEDTKIELLKEDFIIGYSEKEGFAMSSHDYLIVFISTTRNREMLARGMIRDIARRLQVLRKERGYTPTDILESAYIVGLDDESLEMTKEKQSDLSYLVRVKKIIFEDKAKNYKDEDLDGQKIRISIE
- the sucD gene encoding succinate--CoA ligase subunit alpha, translating into MVDLFELLIGNKSDKDYKKKPVIVQGITGKFGAFHTQQMLAYGTNIVAGVTPGKGGQKYERVPIYETMSQAVSATGAKISIIFVPAKFFLSAAVEALESGIKLLIAIPEHVPVKDALTIVDLAKKKDAIVVGPNTPGIIIPGIIKIGIMPAMPFKEGRIAVISRSGTLMYEVSHNLSVANFGQSVCFGIGGDPINGTPLIQAFDIIRDGANIDGIVVVGEIGGDAEEMLAQHIIDTKFDKPVVAYIAGRAAPKEKRMGHAGAIVYGNYGSAESKVSMYAKANVPVAKRPAEVPMLLAGKFEKGRIK
- the tpiA gene encoding triose-phosphate isomerase: MFIINFKNYDEIAGTKSTRLAKSAAKIAKKHSVKIIVCPPQHLMSEITRISSDVFAQHLDNAKVGSTTGFVIPEIVKKSRITGSLINHSEHRIPSNEIEEIIIRMRELKMTSVVCVQDVNEAWKYSKLNPDYIAIEPPELIGSGKAVSKEKPEVIIDAVKAVKKANNSTQLLCGAGIVSGEDVSRALELGAKGILVASGIVKAKNWEKAIEEFALAFNKK
- a CDS encoding TrmB family transcriptional regulator: MNLHMVKGQDLAVSLEEFGLSKYEAQAYVTLITKGTISAGELAYYSNLPRTKVYPTLLKLERKKIAIISKSKPIMCTAIAPEDAFDEIIQEQINRVNAMNSLITKLKQLSEDSKKARGSEEQRYFHLAANYVFKQLQTMIEGSKTSIHIVIDSWGLNLLSQCKEVLLHALRKDIDIKMVIPTSLVCSETFYGLPAGIKIKTSDSTQNVFTFDDSEILMINSNNGKGAIFHSNDVLGTNQIKSFDQIWKNGIKISNLGDMTKSDAQEILRAIQLVTQNGLGYVLNSMINSKNKALDILNFLNKNGIDLESKTFDEITSLVNSTLDITCSGRLRYESNANHFVIESKMNSGHSIPWALLLEGYLNKKGVKTKMIYNDHVHNGERIHIKVDSKISMSP
- a CDS encoding succinate--CoA ligase subunit beta — translated: MRLLEYQAKSLFAEYNIPIPKGLTSTDIVQGRKDAAVLGFPFVIKAQMAVGGRGKAGAIQRCQNVDEFELKYPDIMQKIVKGEKTKAILLEKMADIKKELYLSLFLNRGKRCYTIIASGEGGVEIESVKNQIIHEVGLGNVDAKIAEEVGKKMGLKDKPLTQFVDILQKLAKITIEKEAELAEINPLAVVGDDSVVALDGKVIIDDNAMFRHEELRKFQEISELEERAEKSGFSLVELDGNIAVVGNGAGLVMSTLDMLSDNGGKPACFLDVGGGATTETVYEALTLISKMKKVKGILVNLYGGIVKTTTVATAFIKAYEDKIIDLPVFARMSGAEADKSKEMLKGSRTKMFDTIEEAINAAVIEMNKNG
- a CDS encoding MscL family protein, which encodes MAKQEFLGLAIGFIMGTVIGRVVTALVQDLIMPIPSVFIEGGDW